From the genome of Segatella hominis, one region includes:
- a CDS encoding AMP-binding protein, with translation MNAIPSFNSYIEKSIIKNWQLDALTDYKGTTLQYHDVARKIEKLHILFENSGVKKGDKIAVCGRNSSQWAAAFLAIVTYGAVVVPIQNEFKPEQIHNIVNHSESKLLFVGDVVATEINTDEMPSLEGVIYLPDFSLVLSRSEKLTYARENLNAIFGHKYPKYFRPEHVKYHVDEPEELAMINYTSGTTGFSKGVMIPYRALWGNLDYMLKTIAPRLSKNCNFLVSLPMAHMYGLMADVIFSMVEGHHIYFLTRVPSPTLIAEAFKEVKPEIIFAVPLVIDKIIRKHVFPLIQTNRVRLLMNMPVINKRIKEKIRDFVLSEFGGKACQVVVGGAPLNKEIESFLTSIGFPIAMGYGTTETAPFITFANTEDYLPGSCGVSVNHLDVKVLSKDPVNVPGELVCKGICVMQGYYKNQEATDAVIDKDGWFHTGDLATMSEDGHFYVKGRSKNMLLGPNGQNIYPEEIEDKLNSMAMVNESIVLQKGDKLVGLVHPDMDEANTLGFTQEDLENIMEQNRKELNEKIPTFAKLSRIQLHDQEFEKTAKKSIKRYLYQDAI, from the coding sequence ATGAATGCAATACCTAGTTTTAACTCGTACATAGAGAAGAGCATCATCAAGAATTGGCAATTGGACGCACTGACTGATTACAAGGGCACTACATTACAATATCATGATGTTGCAAGAAAGATAGAGAAGCTCCACATCCTGTTTGAGAACAGCGGTGTGAAGAAAGGCGACAAAATAGCCGTCTGCGGTAGAAACAGCAGTCAGTGGGCAGCAGCTTTCCTGGCGATTGTTACCTACGGCGCAGTAGTCGTACCCATTCAAAACGAATTTAAACCAGAACAGATTCACAACATCGTCAATCACAGCGAGAGTAAGTTGCTTTTCGTAGGTGATGTTGTAGCAACGGAGATTAATACAGATGAGATGCCTTCTCTTGAAGGTGTCATCTACCTACCCGATTTCTCGCTTGTCCTTTCACGTTCAGAGAAGCTGACCTATGCCCGCGAGAATCTCAACGCCATCTTTGGTCATAAATATCCGAAGTATTTCCGTCCTGAGCACGTAAAATACCACGTAGATGAGCCAGAGGAATTGGCGATGATCAACTATACCAGCGGTACTACAGGCTTTTCGAAGGGTGTGATGATTCCTTATCGTGCACTCTGGGGCAACCTGGACTATATGTTGAAGACCATTGCACCAAGACTCAGCAAAAACTGCAACTTCCTGGTATCACTGCCAATGGCACACATGTATGGACTGATGGCAGACGTCATCTTCAGCATGGTAGAAGGTCATCATATTTATTTTCTTACCCGTGTGCCAAGTCCTACCCTCATCGCAGAGGCTTTCAAGGAAGTGAAGCCGGAGATCATCTTCGCCGTACCATTGGTGATTGACAAGATTATCAGAAAGCACGTATTCCCATTGATACAGACCAACCGTGTGAGATTACTGATGAATATGCCAGTAATCAACAAGCGCATCAAGGAGAAAATCCGCGATTTTGTACTATCAGAATTTGGCGGCAAAGCTTGTCAGGTGGTCGTGGGCGGAGCACCGCTCAACAAGGAGATTGAGAGTTTCCTCACCAGCATCGGCTTCCCTATCGCCATGGGCTACGGAACCACCGAAACAGCTCCATTCATCACTTTTGCCAATACAGAAGACTATCTGCCAGGCAGTTGCGGTGTAAGCGTGAACCACCTGGATGTAAAGGTGCTCAGCAAAGATCCTGTAAATGTACCGGGCGAACTGGTATGCAAGGGAATCTGCGTGATGCAAGGTTACTACAAAAACCAGGAGGCTACAGATGCTGTAATTGACAAGGATGGATGGTTTCATACCGGCGACCTTGCCACGATGAGCGAGGACGGACATTTCTACGTCAAGGGCCGCAGCAAGAACATGCTTTTAGGTCCTAACGGACAGAACATTTATCCAGAAGAGATAGAGGACAAACTCAACTCGATGGCAATGGTAAACGAAAGCATCGTGCTCCAGAAGGGGGACAAACTTGTAGGTCTTGTACATCCAGATATGGACGAAGCCAACACGTTGGGATTCACCCAGGAAGATTTAGAGAACATTATGGAACAGAACCGCAAGGAACTGAACGAAAAAATACCAACATTTGCCAAGTTGTCGCGCATTCAGTTGCACGACCAGGAATTCGAGAAAACAGCAAAGAAATCAATTAAACGATATCTATACCAGGATGCTATCTAA
- a CDS encoding AMP-binding protein → MEIPSFNALIQKSIIDHWDMDALTDYKGATLQYHDVARKIEKLHIMFENSGVVKGDKIALCGRNSANWAVAFLATLTYGATAVPILHEFMPDQIHNIVNHSDAKLLFVGDVVATQVDATKMPGLEGIIYIPDYSLVVSRTDKLTYAREHLNEMFGIKFPKYFRKEHVHYYIDENPEEMALINYTSGTTGFSKGVMVPYRALWSNIDFAQHVLPKEVKSGDSIISILPMAHMYGMAFEFLFEFITGCHVFFLTRIPSPAIIAEAFSRIKPAVIIAVPLIIEKIIRKKVFPKIQNNRMRMLLHMPVINKKVREKICDQVTQAFGGNFYEIIIGGAAFNQEVESFLHSIGFRYTVGYGATECAPIICYEDYKHFVPGSCGKAAKNMMVKIDSPDPENVPGEILAKGPNVMLGYYKNEEATATTLDKEGWYHTGDLGTMDGDGNVFIKGRSKNMLLGASGQNIYPEEIEDKLNSLALVSESVVVQKGNKLIGLVHPDFDEAQSLNLGRKELEEIMEQNRQELNAMIPAYSKISEIRIHDEEFEKTPKKSIKRFLYTAE, encoded by the coding sequence ATGGAAATACCTAGCTTTAATGCACTTATCCAGAAAAGCATCATAGACCATTGGGATATGGATGCACTAACAGACTACAAGGGAGCAACCTTGCAGTATCACGATGTGGCTCGCAAAATCGAGAAATTGCACATCATGTTTGAAAACTCAGGCGTGGTAAAAGGTGACAAGATTGCCCTCTGCGGTCGCAATAGTGCCAACTGGGCTGTAGCATTCCTTGCTACCCTCACCTATGGTGCTACTGCAGTACCTATCCTGCATGAGTTTATGCCAGACCAGATTCACAACATCGTAAACCACAGCGATGCCAAACTGCTCTTTGTGGGTGATGTTGTGGCTACCCAGGTTGATGCTACTAAGATGCCTGGTTTGGAAGGTATCATCTACATTCCAGACTATTCACTGGTGGTATCCCGCACAGACAAGTTGACCTATGCCCGTGAGCACCTCAACGAGATGTTCGGTATCAAATTCCCTAAGTATTTCCGTAAGGAACACGTACATTATTATATAGATGAGAATCCAGAGGAGATGGCGCTCATCAATTATACCAGCGGAACCACCGGTTTCTCCAAGGGTGTGATGGTACCTTACCGTGCGCTCTGGAGCAACATCGACTTCGCCCAGCACGTATTGCCGAAGGAGGTCAAGTCTGGCGACTCTATCATCAGCATCCTTCCGATGGCTCACATGTATGGTATGGCATTTGAGTTCCTGTTTGAGTTTATCACCGGTTGCCACGTATTCTTCCTCACCCGCATCCCAAGTCCGGCTATTATCGCCGAGGCATTCAGCCGCATCAAGCCAGCCGTTATCATCGCTGTGCCTCTGATTATCGAGAAGATTATCCGCAAGAAAGTTTTCCCTAAGATACAGAACAACCGCATGCGCATGCTTCTCCACATGCCTGTCATCAACAAGAAGGTACGCGAGAAGATATGCGATCAGGTGACTCAGGCATTTGGAGGAAACTTCTATGAGATTATCATCGGTGGTGCTGCTTTCAACCAGGAAGTGGAGAGTTTCCTGCATAGCATCGGCTTCAGATATACCGTAGGTTATGGTGCCACAGAGTGTGCTCCTATCATCTGCTATGAGGACTACAAGCACTTCGTACCAGGTTCATGTGGTAAGGCTGCCAAAAACATGATGGTGAAGATAGACAGTCCAGACCCAGAGAATGTACCAGGCGAGATTTTGGCAAAGGGTCCTAACGTGATGCTCGGCTATTACAAGAACGAGGAAGCTACAGCTACTACCCTCGACAAGGAAGGCTGGTATCATACAGGCGACCTCGGCACGATGGACGGTGATGGCAATGTGTTCATCAAAGGCCGCAGCAAGAACATGCTCTTGGGTGCATCGGGGCAGAATATCTATCCAGAGGAAATCGAAGATAAGCTCAACTCTTTGGCGCTCGTCAGCGAAAGCGTAGTGGTTCAGAAGGGCAACAAGCTCATCGGTCTGGTTCATCCAGATTTCGACGAAGCGCAGTCTTTGAACTTGGGTAGAAAAGAGTTGGAGGAGATTATGGAGCAGAACCGTCAGGAGCTCAACGCCATGATTCCTGCCTACAGCAAGATCAGCGAGATTCGCATCCACGACGAAGAGTTTGAGAAGACTCCTAAGAAGAGTATCAAGCGCTTCCTCTATACTGCAGAATAA